The Cyprinus carpio isolate SPL01 chromosome B17, ASM1834038v1, whole genome shotgun sequence genome has a window encoding:
- the LOC109102612 gene encoding probable E3 ubiquitin-protein ligase RNF144A-A isoform X2 — protein sequence MTTARYRPTWDLALDPLVSCKLCLGEFPLEQMTTITQCQCVFCTLCLKQYVELLIKEGFETAISCPDSACPKRGHLQENEIECMVATEIMQRYRQLQFEKEVLLDPSRTWCPSSTCQAVCQLKESDTALPQLVRCNVCTLEFCSACKASWHPDQDCQENVPITAFLPGESSSFFKADDDNVPIKRCPKCKVYIERDEGCAQMMCKNCKHAFCWYCLESLDDDFLLIHYDKGPCRNKLGHSRASVIWHRTQVVGIFAGFGLLLLVASPFLLLATPFVLCCKCKCSKGDDDPLPT from the exons ATGACCACAGCTAGGTACCGACCCACCTGGGATTTGGCCCTGGACCCACTGGTGTCCTGTAAGCTGTGTCTTGGAGAGTTTCCCTTGGAGCAAATGACCACCATCACCCAGTGCCAATGCGTCTTCTGCACCCTG tgCCTGAAGCAGTATGTGGAACTTCTCATCAAAGAGGGCTTTGAAACAGCCATCAGCTGTCCAGACTCAGCCTGTCCAAAACGTGGACATTTACAAGAAAATGAG attGAATGCATGGTGGCCACAGAGATAATGCAGAGGTACAGGCAGCTGCAGTTTGAGAAGG AGGTGCTGCTGGACCCGAGCCGGACCTGGTGCCCGTCCTCCACGTGCCAGGCCGTGTGCCAGCTGAAGGAGTCTGACACGGCGCTTCCGCAGTTGGTGCGGTGCAATGTTTGCACACTTGAGTTCTGTTCTGCCTGCAAGGCCAGCTGGCACCCGGACCAAGACTGCCAAGAGAACGTTCCCATCACCGCGTTTCTGCCCGGAGAGAGCAG TTCATTCTTTAAGGCTGACGATGACAACGTCCCCATCAAACGCTGTCCCAAATGTAAAGTCTACATAGAAAGAGACGAGGGCTGTGCCCAGATGATGTGTAAGAACTGCAAGCATGCTTTCTGCTGGTACTGCCTGGAGTCCCTGGAC GACGACTTCCTCCTGATCCATTATGACAAAGGACCCTGCCGGAACAAATTAGGCCACTCCAGAGCCTCCGTGATCTGGCACAGAACGCAG GTTGTTGGAATCTTTGCTGGTTTCGGCCTCCTCTTACTGGTAGCCTCTCCGTTCCTGCTGCTAGCCACACCATTCGTGCTGTGCTGTAAGTGTAAGTGCAGCAAAGGCGACGATGACCCTTTACCCACCTAA
- the LOC109102612 gene encoding probable E3 ubiquitin-protein ligase RNF144A-A isoform X1 — translation MERHPAAGIMTTARYRPTWDLALDPLVSCKLCLGEFPLEQMTTITQCQCVFCTLCLKQYVELLIKEGFETAISCPDSACPKRGHLQENEIECMVATEIMQRYRQLQFEKEVLLDPSRTWCPSSTCQAVCQLKESDTALPQLVRCNVCTLEFCSACKASWHPDQDCQENVPITAFLPGESSSFFKADDDNVPIKRCPKCKVYIERDEGCAQMMCKNCKHAFCWYCLESLDDDFLLIHYDKGPCRNKLGHSRASVIWHRTQVVGIFAGFGLLLLVASPFLLLATPFVLCCKCKCSKGDDDPLPT, via the exons CCCTGCGGCAGGCATCATGACCACAGCTAGGTACCGACCCACCTGGGATTTGGCCCTGGACCCACTGGTGTCCTGTAAGCTGTGTCTTGGAGAGTTTCCCTTGGAGCAAATGACCACCATCACCCAGTGCCAATGCGTCTTCTGCACCCTG tgCCTGAAGCAGTATGTGGAACTTCTCATCAAAGAGGGCTTTGAAACAGCCATCAGCTGTCCAGACTCAGCCTGTCCAAAACGTGGACATTTACAAGAAAATGAG attGAATGCATGGTGGCCACAGAGATAATGCAGAGGTACAGGCAGCTGCAGTTTGAGAAGG AGGTGCTGCTGGACCCGAGCCGGACCTGGTGCCCGTCCTCCACGTGCCAGGCCGTGTGCCAGCTGAAGGAGTCTGACACGGCGCTTCCGCAGTTGGTGCGGTGCAATGTTTGCACACTTGAGTTCTGTTCTGCCTGCAAGGCCAGCTGGCACCCGGACCAAGACTGCCAAGAGAACGTTCCCATCACCGCGTTTCTGCCCGGAGAGAGCAG TTCATTCTTTAAGGCTGACGATGACAACGTCCCCATCAAACGCTGTCCCAAATGTAAAGTCTACATAGAAAGAGACGAGGGCTGTGCCCAGATGATGTGTAAGAACTGCAAGCATGCTTTCTGCTGGTACTGCCTGGAGTCCCTGGAC GACGACTTCCTCCTGATCCATTATGACAAAGGACCCTGCCGGAACAAATTAGGCCACTCCAGAGCCTCCGTGATCTGGCACAGAACGCAG GTTGTTGGAATCTTTGCTGGTTTCGGCCTCCTCTTACTGGTAGCCTCTCCGTTCCTGCTGCTAGCCACACCATTCGTGCTGTGCTGTAAGTGTAAGTGCAGCAAAGGCGACGATGACCCTTTACCCACCTAA